The following is a genomic window from Microtus pennsylvanicus isolate mMicPen1 chromosome 3, mMicPen1.hap1, whole genome shotgun sequence.
CTGGGCAGAGGGAAGATGGGAATAGAATCTTTTCTTATCGGGATCTTCCCTGCCTCATCCTTAAAGCTGGGGATGGGTCATTTAGGTCTTCTCACTTAGAAGAGACTGTGTTTTCTCTCCCCCAGTTTCCTGCTTCACTTGGTATAGCAGAGCTACAAACGTAACAAAAGGGAAAGGATGTGCAGAAGCATCAAACACCCAGATTCTAGACTCCACCACCCGTTGCTGAGCAGGAATAGCTGTTTGTATGGACCCTTGACTATCATCCTAAAGATCTGGTCTCAAGCAGGTTTTCTTTCTCTATAtataagaaatcaataaataaatctgccCACATTAGCCACTTCCACCTGCACTGCACAGAATGCATAAAATTCAATCAGGGGTCTGAGCTGTCACCCACCCAGGCAAACAACCTCCTCAAGTGAGTCCAGGGCATAGGAATGGCCTCCTGGGACTAGGAGAAGAGGACTATCAGGGAAGGCAAAGCCCAAAGTTGCGCTGTACAGAGAGATTCTGAAGTCACAGATTCAGACTCTGCCCTTGCATCCAGGAGGACAGAGAAGACTGGGCAACAGGTAAAGGAAGCCATGTTGTCTCTGGGGACAAGGATGATCTAAAAATGGGCTCCAGGTATGTGGGGACACTGGAAATATCAGGgaaaggaaatggggagagaaggcTCCCAGAGCTTCCTTCCCAAACCCAAGAGGAGCAGGGGCAGGGCCTTTTTGGAGAGCCAGAGCCTGGGATACCCCTTTCTGCTATGTGTTTTTGGTACCACTCCTCCAATCCCTTTGCTCCCAAGTACTTAAGGGGGAGAGGGTGGAGCCCAGCCCTCCCCCTGCCCACTCCAGCTGTCAATCTGCTGTCTGGAAGAAAGACTTGAAGCCTCCTGACAATTGTGGGCAACTCTCTCCTGCCCCGCCTCCcgcccctgccctgccctcttcccctcttctctctgacAGGGTTCTTCTCTGATTGCTCTGGGGCTTGCCTCCCCACCCCACTTTCAGggcctcccttcctctttctcttctcttctcttctcttctcttctcttctcttctcttctcttctcttctcttctcttctcttctctctctctctctctctctctctctctctctctctctctctctctctcctctcctcaagTTCTCACAGCTGGTAAACTTGAATGTCCTCACAAGACTTCTAATGATGAAACAAACTTTAAATCTCACAGCCAGGTCAAGATCATCCATCCTTAGGCTGACAGCAGGATGTgtatgtttggggggggggggttagtaGGCAGGTACCAGCAACCAAGAGTTTCTTAGAGTTTCTGGACTCAATGGGGGTTTGATCCACTTCCAGGAGACGACCACCAACTTTTTGGTGGCCCTGAGCTACCCTAGAGGACCTGCTTTGCTCACCTTCTGGTACTAGGGTGCTCCTGGGGACAAGAGCCTTTCCCAAGGCTTAGCACTACATTCAAGTTCAGCAAGAAGATCCAAGTCCATAATTAAATGCTCAGGGCAAGTTAAGTGCTCCAAACTTTGGtgctaaaaatattatatttagcaTGCAAATTATGCCCTGACAGCTGCCTAGAGCCTGAGCCCGTGGGTGCCACTACCTTGTTTGTCATTATTCCTGATTTTTAAGGTGCCAAGAACATTCCTCTCTCACTGGGTTGATTTCTAACTCTCTTTTAAGGTGTCAAGTTTCTGTGGTTGGGGCAGTGAAAACCTGCAGACCCTGCAGGCTTGGAGCTGGGAACAAGCCTGGAGTGAGAAGAGGGACACCAGTCCAGGCCGCTCCCTTCAGACATGTCCTACCTCACACTGTCCGTGCTAGAGACTGGATGAAGAACAGACAGACGAAAGCAAAACCGACACCTCAGGAGACACTTTTACCGCGGAGCTCCCTCTGTCCTGGTGGCTAACATTGGTTCTTCAGAGGTACCGGGATCCAGGTCCCTGGGTGTAGCTGGATTCCTGCTAATTGTTGTCCCTTTTATGCTATGTCTAAATGTTAAAGATAGTGTTGGTGGTGTTCCAGGCCACTCAAGGGCCCGTGGGAATGACTCTTGTCAAAGTTTTATTGGTTTGGTGCATGGATAGTGATGTTACAGAGTTGGAGCCCAGGGCCCTCCAAGCTGcggcttcccctcccccctcaggGCTGGACTACACCCAGCCCAATAGTGTCAGTGGCCTCCTACCCACAATCTCCTCTAAGGCAGAGGcactgggaaggaggagagattGGGAAAAGAAGACGTCAGCAGGGATGTGGTAGGAGGCTACCCACTCCCCCAAAGAGCCCCAAGTTATCACCTCCAACTTGAGCTCCAACATGGGTCCGAGGCCTGACTTCCCAGGATGGTCAGCATTTGCTGTGAGGAATGGATTTGTCCAAAAACTTGACAGAGGGTAGCAGGGCAGGTTAGAGAATAGATGGAGATCAGCTATTTTTCTCCTTATGGTCCCTCAATGAGCCCTTGAGGATTAGAGTTGTTCCCCTCAAAGGGCACGGAAACCATATGGGGTGCTTTAACAGGATAGAGTACAGTGTGGTACCCACTGCTATGAAATGTAGGGGTTCACACTGGAGTTGGGGTGGAAAACAAATTTTCTGCCTCAATTTCTCTGAGGTCTGTGGAGCTATctggtgtttatgtgtgtctccCAACACTAATGTTGCCTGGATCCTTGGCGTGTTCTCTGCTTTCCTGTGTAGCCCCCGTGAAGTCTGAAATGTCCTTCCCTCCCACCGCCTGATCCAACACAGGCAAGCAAGGACTAGGTCAAGCCAACTATCAGGGAGTGCTTGGCCACCACGCTAGATCCTGGCCTCAGCAACCCTAATGCCCCCGAGAAAGGTCAAGGAAGGCTGCTGCATCTTTGGTGCCAAGGAGACAAGGTCTGGATGGGAGCGGGGTACTCTATGAGCTGCCCTGAGCCACGAATCCAACCCCAGAGCTGATAAGATACCAGTCTCCCTGGCAGGATGAGGGTGTGTGGGCAGAGAGGGGCACCAAGCCAAGCTAACACTGCAGGGCCTGCAGGGTCAAGAGAAGGCCAAGTCCATCTGGGCCTTTCTGCCCACAGCTTGCAGGGATGAGGTCTGGCCTGCCGAGTCAGGGAAGTGGGAAGCAGCTGATGTGCAGGCAAGGGGCAGACTCAACAGTGCAGGATCTTCATGAAGGCCTTGCGGAACTCGATGTTGAAGGTGGTGTAGATGATGGGGTTCACGGCACTGTTGACATAGCCCAGCCACGTGAAGGCGCTGTAGAGGACTGGCGGGATGTTGCAGTCACAGTGTATGTTCAGGATGTGCGTGATGAAGAAGGGCAGCCAGCAGATGATGAATACACCTGGGGAGAGGGCAGGGTCAGGCTCGCCCCCGGCCAAGGAGAGGCTATCCTGACCTGAGCGGGCCCTGCTCCCTCTATGCCTGTCTGCTCTGCCACTGGCTTCCCTGGGGCACTGGGACTGCTAACTGCGTGCAGTTAGGATCACAGCCAAAGGGGCTCCCGTCTCAGATACAAATGTCCTGCTTCTGACACCTATCAGTAGGAAAGGGTCCCCACGAATTCCTTgaccttattattattttttcatctgCTGAATGGACATGACATCTATCTGCTAGGGAAGGAAGTGGCTTACAAAGGGAAATGTTAGCCTTCTGACCCTCACCCATCTCTGCAAATGGACACACAGACTACGTCCCAGTTACCGTTAGAAGCAATGTTATCCTCAACTGGTGACACTGGAGAGAATGAGCTGTCAGCAGGGTGGGTTGTACAATTTAGGGAAACGGGGAGCTACTAAATTTCCATCTTGCTTAGTTTTCATAATGGCTCCGTGAATTCCATGGGAAACTAAAGTTCATGTTGGCTCCACATTGTCCCTGAGGCCACTTTACTTTTAGTAGCACAAGTAACTCTTGTTACTAAGTGTTACTTGTGTTATTTCCCACCTGTCTAGGTCCCTCAGATGGCAAGGCTGTTGCTCCAGCCTTTCCCAATTTTGCTCAGTGTTGGTAGACAAACCCTTTGTTGGTCCCACCAGAAGATCCTGCCTTCTTACACAGGCAGGCCTCAGGGCCACTTGCTCCCATTGGAAACTCAATGTGTAGGTGCAAGAGGATGTTTTAGGGACAGAGCATAGACCCTAGGGTAGAACTGGAGGACCGTCACATAGAGCCTTGCTTCAAACCCATCCCTTGCCCATCTGGGGCCTCTGCTTCTGAGCAGGAGGGCATCAGAAGCTGCCCACTCATCTGCCAAGATCTCCTGACCATCAGATGGGGTCCCAGTGTCACAGAGACGGCAAGCTCACATCCTACCCTCCTCTCCCAACTGTCTGCATCAGTCTGCTTCCTAGGTGTTGTCTGTCATTAAACAATTTTCTAgaagttgaaaaaaattaattgcacttgtgtgtgtgtgtgtgtgtgtgtgcgtgcgtgtgtgtgcatgaacatcCATATTCCACATgagatcagagggcaacttggGGGTACTGATTCTTTCCGTCCACCATACAGGACTGAGGGGTTGAACTCGGGTTATCAGACTTGgttgtggcaagcacctttatcagctgagccacctctccaggccatAGACACTAGAGACACCTCTCAAAGGCCCATCTTATTTTTCACAGTTTTATCCCACAGGGACATGGTTGAGTGAAAATGTCTATTTCCAAATTCCTCACCTATAGTGATACTTTCCTAGCTCTGTGCTATCCTTACTATGATAACAACCCTGAGAGGCCACTTACTCCACAGACTGGGGGACTGGAAGGAAAAGACGGGGACACAGCCTGGTACACAGGCTATGGTGCCTTCCCATAGATCAGTGAAGCTCAGACACTGTAGTCAAACTGCCCAAGTTTACCATGGTCAATTCGTGTAACTACTCAAAGTCCTGGTTTGCCCTTCTGTACAGTGGGCACCATAAGAGGTTCTACTGAATATTGACTGACTGTAACGAGTGTGACCTGTTACTAAGGAAGTACACAAGCCATGCCCCTCTAGCCATGGTCATCAAGACAAGAGTCTGGGATTGCAGGGGTTACCCTTTCCCCTACCGAGGCAAGCCATAGCAGGGCTGTCACTGTCAGCCTGATCTGACTCACCAAGTACAATGGCAAGCATCTGTGtggctttcttctccttctgctgGGAGAGCTTCCTGCGGCTCATTGACTTAAGGGAGGTCCGGGTTTTGCCATTGGGCATGGTCTGGATCTCAAAGATCTTGGCAATCCTGGGATTGATAATCCTGGCATGCCCATTCTTCTCTGGCTTGGCAGGACTGTCAGGGTTGCTATGGAGGCCGTGGTGGGATGGATCGGGGAGAGTTAGCTGGTGGTGACTGGGCGGGATGGGGCTATACCGGGTCCTCTCTGGTGGACTGGTACTCGACAGCATCTCCATCTCCAGCTCCTGGGCTCGGCGGGCAGCGTCCTGTGGTGGAGGCAGAGAACTTAGGATGAAATCTCTGGGCAGAAGTCACCAAGCCTTGGCTTTCCTGCCCTTCTGCACACTCCTGCAAACAACAGGGTGGCTCTGcaaggaaaacagagaaggcCATCACTGGGAGGCAGGGCCATCTGAATACAGCACTTACCGCAGTCACTCCTGAACCACTTCCTTATGAAGCCTCAATACCCTAGAAACACTTGGGTGCTATTACCCAGGGACTTCTCTTATTTTTAACCTGAGTGACATTTTCTGGGTTTTAACTAAGGGCCAGACACCAATCCAGATGTTAAGATAAGTCCCTCCCTGACTGACATTCAATCTTAACTCACCTTTAAGAACTCAGTTCTGACTACATGGAAATCATGTTCCCCACGCGCCCTGCCAGGCTGGAGTATAGACTCCTGCACCAGCACGGGCTTGTGGGCTGACTAGCCTTATCCAGAAACCAAGGGCTGAGCTGGAAACTCAGTAACGTCTCTGCTGGGCTGACCTGGAAGGTCCAGCACAGACCCACACATGGCTTCCAAGTTCTTCTTTAGACTCCCTTGTCCTGGGCGTTGGTTGTCTCAGACCAGCCTCTGAAATACAGCCTAGGTGCTCAGATGACAAAAATGGGCTGCTGCCTTGAATATAACCTGAGGTCTCTTTTAGTGTCTGCTTCGCAAATGGTTCATTAAAGACTTATCCCTGGGAGGCAGGCCCATTGTGGGGACCCTGCTAACTAAGAGACATATTTCTGGACTTTAGATATAGTCCTCCATGGGTTTCCTGGACAGCAGGGGGATGAAAGGCCTGCTTTTTGAACTCTGGTGCTAGCTAGTACCACGAAGGGCTCAGGTATGCTATGTATGCACGTACAGGTTTTACTTATAGGATATGCTTCTTGTCCATTTCCGGTGCTCTGCTCCTCCCCTACCCCACTGCCAGCTGCCAGCTCCCAGCCCCAGAGCTGCCTATCCAGAAGGTACCACACGCTGAATGGAACATTGTGGATTCAGCAGTCACATAGATCTGGACTCCAGGACATGCTCGACACTAACTGTTCAAACTTGGGTGAGCTACCTGTACTTCATGAGCCTTGGATTCCTCTTCTGTGAGCTGTAGACCAATAAGATTTACTTCCCAGGGTCACATGAGGATTTGATGGGATGACAGAAAGCATGGCAGGTGCTTGAGAAGTGGAAATAGCCCCTACTGTCACTTTTGGTAGGTTACATAAGCAGGTCATGTCTCCCAACAAGCTTCTGTGTGTCTGCACCTTGCAGACTCAGGTATCTCACCGCACCCAAACTTGAAAGTATGCAAGATGAATGTGCTCTCAGCTGATGCAAAATAGGGGTGCCAGGAGGCACTTTCCCCTTAAAATAGCTAGCGAGGTCCCAGGATCAAGAATTATGGGCTCCACTGGGGGCAGAAAGACGGCACTGGGTCCCTGGCCTGAACACTTACCATTCTCCGCCTGTTCACTGGGAAACTCCCATTAGACTTCATGATAACGGTGCAGAGTTTCATGTCCTCAGGGTGAGTACAGTTGCCCTGTGGAGTGAGCCAGCACATGGGTCACACAAGACAGTGGGGAGCAGAGGCGGTAAGGGGACAGAAACCCAAGGCAAGGGAGTCCGTGGAGAACTCGGACTCTGAGCAGAGAGGCTCAGTAATTGGAGGAATGCCGTCACAGAAGACAAGCGGGGCAAGAATGAAGGCTGGCGCTGTGATGAGAAGAGTGGGCAAGGGGAGGGGCAAAAGGACCTCGTTCTTCCTGGAGGACTCACTCGGGATCATGCCCGGTACATGCTCACATCCCTTCTCACATCAAATCTTCAGGAGCACCCTGTGAAGAGCACGTGACTCCCGTTTAACAGATGAGGAAACCGAGGCTCACAGAAGCTAAGCAACATGCCCAAGGACACACGTCAACAGAACGATGGCACCAGGGTTTGGACCTGATGCCTCTAACCGGTGAGTTCTTGCCCTTTCCATAcccacactctgtcttcactgtaGCGTTGAGTGGAAGAGGGAGATTATATGATAAAAGGGCAGGGGAAGGATAGAGGGgcagcagagagaaggagagaaaaggcaggGGTGTAGGTGGAGGCAAGGGTAGAGCATAGCAGGTCAAAAGAGTAGTCtggagaagatggaggaagggaaaaggttAAAGAGAGAAAGGTAGAACTAcatgaggaggaagagagaaactaAGGACCAGACCAAGCAAGAACTGCTCTGTGCAGCCACAAAGGTCTCATGTAGATCATTCTAGTTAGCATCCATCACTGACCCACGTCTTCCCTTTCTAAAGATGCTGTCACTCTGCTGAGGTCCACACCATTGCCCAGCCCCAGGAAGCTCCTCCAGCCTAGACTTCCAACTTGCTGTGATGTCTCAGGTGCCCACCCAAGTGTGGTATGAGCCCTCTTGATAGTAGTTAGGTAGGGACCCTCGTCGGGGCTGAGGTTTGAGAACCTTGAGTGGGGTCTTCAGGTTGGCTCTGAAGGCTCGGCTGCTGCGCTTGGTGTTGACCCGCTTGCGGCGCTTGCGGAGGACAATGTAGATTTTTATATAGACCAGCAGGGTCACGATGAAGGGCACGTAGAACGAGACGATGGAGGAGTAGACCACGAAGGCAGGGTTGGCGATGATACACTCATTCTGGTCTAGAGGAAAGGAGAAACCCATATGGGCAAGGTGTCAGCAGGCTTGCCAGACCACAA
Proteins encoded in this region:
- the Drd2 gene encoding D(2) dopamine receptor isoform X2: MDPLNLSWYDDDLERQNWSRPFNGSEGKADRPHYNYYAMLLTLLIFIIVFGNVLVCMAVSREKALQTTTNYLIVSLAVADLLVATLVMPWVVYLEVVGEWKFSRIHCDIFVTLDVMMCTASILNLCAISIDRYTAVAMPMLYNTRYSSKRRVTVMIAIVWVLSFTISCPLLFGLNNTDQNECIIANPAFVVYSSIVSFYVPFIVTLLVYIKIYIVLRKRRKRVNTKRSSRAFRANLKTPLKDAARRAQELEMEMLSSTSPPERTRYSPIPPSHHQLTLPDPSHHGLHSNPDSPAKPEKNGHARIINPRIAKIFEIQTMPNGKTRTSLKSMSRRKLSQQKEKKATQMLAIVLGVFIICWLPFFITHILNIHCDCNIPPVLYSAFTWLGYVNSAVNPIIYTTFNIEFRKAFMKILHC
- the Drd2 gene encoding D(2) dopamine receptor isoform X1; translated protein: MDPLNLSWYDDDLERQNWSRPFNGSEGKADRPHYNYYAMLLTLLIFIIVFGNVLVCMAVSREKALQTTTNYLIVSLAVADLLVATLVMPWVVYLEVVGEWKFSRIHCDIFVTLDVMMCTASILNLCAISIDRYTAVAMPMLYNTRYSSKRRVTVMIAIVWVLSFTISCPLLFGLNNTDQNECIIANPAFVVYSSIVSFYVPFIVTLLVYIKIYIVLRKRRKRVNTKRSSRAFRANLKTPLKGNCTHPEDMKLCTVIMKSNGSFPVNRRRMDAARRAQELEMEMLSSTSPPERTRYSPIPPSHHQLTLPDPSHHGLHSNPDSPAKPEKNGHARIINPRIAKIFEIQTMPNGKTRTSLKSMSRRKLSQQKEKKATQMLAIVLGVFIICWLPFFITHILNIHCDCNIPPVLYSAFTWLGYVNSAVNPIIYTTFNIEFRKAFMKILHC